Proteins encoded in a region of the Halioglobus maricola genome:
- a CDS encoding mannitol dehydrogenase family protein, with protein MNRLATNQLNALGSGVKLPEYDRGRLGVGIVHLGIGAFHRAHQAWYTELAMNQNGGDWGITGVSLRSDTVARQLQPQDGLYSLLADDGSNTELRVVGAVAKVLVASEHIEAVLAAIAAPATHIVSLTITEKGYCSDARGKTDWEHHDLARDLQFPEEPTTAIGVLAMGLARRFDQGRAPLTVLSCDNLVENGQLLRQRIFDFVKRVRPEMLDWLEHSVSFPSSMVDRIVPAITEEQRLLQSAQLGADDASAIATEPFSQWVVEDNFAGPRPAWQLAGVTFVDDIRPYEAMKLGLLNAAHTAIACIGVLSNTETVDRVMADPQMGAFVRELMRHELLPGLDVPVGFDLNSYCDALLQRFSNPQLRHRCEQIFMDSSVKIPQRWLPHLQRGVRLAHLELALASWCHLVLNTDTPLDDPAAERMLALRAKKTSHDVTQLLCLAGISPETVEDFGALNARLCQQMTYIATHGLLACMNLEEREIT; from the coding sequence GTGAATCGCCTCGCCACAAATCAGCTGAACGCACTGGGATCCGGGGTAAAACTGCCCGAGTACGACCGCGGTCGCCTGGGTGTCGGCATTGTGCATCTGGGTATAGGTGCGTTTCATCGCGCACATCAGGCCTGGTATACCGAGCTGGCGATGAATCAGAACGGAGGAGATTGGGGGATCACAGGTGTTTCATTGCGCAGCGACACTGTTGCCAGACAGCTGCAGCCCCAGGATGGTCTTTATTCCCTGCTCGCGGACGACGGTTCCAATACTGAGCTGCGGGTTGTCGGTGCTGTTGCCAAGGTCTTGGTGGCGAGCGAACACATCGAGGCCGTCTTGGCTGCCATAGCGGCACCGGCGACACATATTGTCAGCCTCACGATTACCGAGAAGGGTTACTGTAGCGACGCGAGAGGTAAAACGGATTGGGAGCATCACGATCTAGCCCGGGATTTACAATTTCCTGAAGAGCCGACGACTGCGATCGGTGTTCTTGCGATGGGTTTAGCCCGTCGCTTTGATCAGGGGCGCGCGCCGCTCACCGTCCTTAGCTGTGACAATCTTGTCGAGAATGGCCAGCTCCTCCGGCAGAGGATTTTTGATTTTGTCAAACGAGTGCGGCCCGAGATGCTCGACTGGCTCGAGCATTCGGTGAGCTTCCCCAGCAGCATGGTGGACCGCATTGTTCCCGCTATAACTGAGGAGCAGCGGTTGCTGCAGTCGGCACAGCTTGGCGCCGATGACGCAAGCGCAATCGCCACGGAGCCTTTTAGTCAGTGGGTGGTTGAAGACAATTTCGCCGGTCCGCGCCCTGCGTGGCAGCTGGCAGGTGTCACCTTCGTTGATGATATCCGGCCCTATGAGGCGATGAAGCTGGGTCTGTTGAACGCCGCACACACAGCGATAGCGTGCATCGGGGTGCTCAGTAACACCGAGACCGTGGATCGGGTCATGGCCGACCCCCAAATGGGCGCTTTTGTGCGCGAACTGATGCGACATGAATTGTTGCCCGGGCTGGATGTGCCTGTTGGGTTTGATCTCAACAGTTATTGCGATGCCTTGCTGCAGCGATTCTCAAACCCTCAACTCAGGCACCGTTGCGAACAGATCTTTATGGATAGCAGTGTGAAGATCCCTCAGCGCTGGCTACCCCACTTGCAGCGCGGTGTAAGGCTCGCTCACCTCGAGCTCGCGCTGGCATCCTGGTGCCATCTTGTGCTCAATACTGATACACCGCTGGACGATCCGGCGGCAGAGCGCATGCTTGCTTTACGTGCAAAGAAAACGTCCCACGACGTGACTCAACTTCTGTGTCTAGCCGGCATAAGCCCTGAAACTGTCGAAGATTTCGGCGCCCTGAACGCCAGGTTGTGCCAACAAATGACGTATATTGCCACGCACGGCCTTCTAGCCTGCATGAATCTTGAAGAACGAGAAATCACATGA
- the uxaC gene encoding glucuronate isomerase, with translation MSKLLHPDRLFASCPQQRDIARALYHQVADLPIISPHGHTDPRWFAHNKAFGNATELLIQPDHYLLRMLFSQGISMEQLGISKASGQSSDADPAAVWQLFAENYSLFRGTPTRLWMDHVFSAVFGIDELLCASNSASFYAEINSQLARPEFLPRSLFERFNIEVIATTESPLDPLHAHQLLAADSWQGRVITAFRPDPVVDPEYENFPDNITELAQISGIDCSSYSGYLDALRERRAFFKSMGATSTDHGHPSATTADLPRAQCETLFAGALAGSLSAADAELFRGQMLLEMALMSLEDGLVMQLHPGVSRNHNPSLFAQYGRDKGADLPLPGEFVNALKPLLARVGNEADFTLILFTLDETTYARELAPLAGHYPCLRVGPAWWFHDSPEGMLRYRHQITETAGFYNTVGFNDDTRAFLSIPARHDVARRIDCRFLAQLVAEHRLTLPEAEQLAHDLAYQLAKDAYRL, from the coding sequence ATGTCCAAGCTCCTACATCCTGACCGATTATTTGCCAGCTGCCCACAGCAGCGAGATATCGCCAGAGCCCTGTATCATCAGGTCGCTGATCTCCCCATAATCAGCCCCCACGGCCACACTGATCCCCGTTGGTTCGCGCACAACAAAGCCTTTGGCAATGCCACGGAATTGCTTATCCAGCCTGATCACTACCTGCTACGGATGCTGTTCAGCCAGGGTATTAGTATGGAGCAACTGGGGATCTCCAAGGCCAGCGGTCAATCTTCTGATGCGGACCCGGCAGCCGTTTGGCAGTTGTTTGCAGAGAATTATTCCCTGTTCCGTGGTACACCCACCCGGCTCTGGATGGACCATGTGTTCTCAGCTGTTTTTGGTATCGACGAGTTGCTTTGTGCAAGCAATAGCGCAAGTTTCTATGCCGAAATAAACAGCCAGCTTGCACGGCCTGAATTCTTGCCCCGCAGTCTGTTTGAACGCTTCAATATTGAAGTCATTGCAACAACAGAGTCGCCACTGGATCCCTTGCATGCGCACCAGCTACTCGCCGCTGACAGCTGGCAGGGAAGGGTGATTACAGCATTCAGGCCAGATCCAGTTGTAGACCCGGAATATGAGAATTTTCCCGACAACATCACTGAATTAGCGCAAATCAGTGGCATCGACTGCAGCAGCTACAGCGGCTATCTTGATGCTTTGCGCGAGCGACGCGCTTTCTTCAAGAGCATGGGCGCAACTTCGACTGATCACGGTCACCCATCGGCGACTACGGCCGACCTGCCGCGTGCGCAATGCGAGACCCTGTTCGCCGGCGCACTCGCGGGGAGTCTCAGCGCAGCCGATGCAGAACTCTTCCGCGGCCAGATGCTCCTCGAGATGGCACTGATGAGTCTGGAAGACGGGCTGGTTATGCAGCTTCACCCAGGCGTATCAAGAAACCACAACCCCAGTTTGTTCGCTCAATACGGACGTGATAAAGGCGCCGACTTGCCTCTGCCTGGCGAGTTTGTAAACGCCTTGAAACCGCTGTTGGCCCGGGTGGGTAACGAGGCAGACTTTACTCTCATCCTTTTCACCCTCGATGAAACGACCTATGCACGTGAACTTGCACCGCTGGCGGGGCATTACCCCTGTCTTCGAGTGGGCCCGGCGTGGTGGTTTCACGATAGCCCGGAGGGCATGCTCCGCTACCGTCACCAGATTACTGAGACGGCCGGTTTCTACAATACAGTCGGCTTTAACGACGACACTCGAGCATTTCTTTCCATTCCCGCCCGCCACGATGTGGCTCGGCGGATAGACTGCCGCTTCCTCGCGCAGTTGGTTGCGGAGCACCGTCTCACCCTGCCAGAGGCGGAACAACTCGCACACGACCTTGCGTACCAACTGGCAAAGGATGCGTACCGACTGTGA
- a CDS encoding FadR/GntR family transcriptional regulator has product MAATERDSPIQAIKVQRLYLQVARQLEELIASGTFTPGKRLPAERELAAQFEVSRPTIREAMIALELAGHVEVRSGSGVYVLETTKSHDTLGLGEAPGPFEILEARRLIEAEACALAAQRITPGEIATLNSLLVQMEDDSVAVEAAELIDFEFHRTIANACGNSALTASIEWLWQLRKESEISTHFHRRVREEGSRPIVADHQRIVDALRSQDASAARDAMHGHLQRVIDNLMETM; this is encoded by the coding sequence ATGGCTGCGACTGAGAGGGATTCGCCAATACAGGCGATCAAGGTTCAGCGCCTGTATCTTCAGGTTGCCCGCCAATTGGAAGAGCTTATTGCGTCGGGCACTTTCACGCCCGGTAAGCGCTTGCCGGCTGAGCGGGAACTCGCCGCCCAGTTTGAGGTGAGCCGGCCTACCATCCGCGAAGCAATGATTGCGCTTGAGCTCGCCGGTCATGTAGAAGTCCGTTCTGGCTCTGGTGTCTATGTGCTCGAGACGACAAAGTCGCATGACACTCTTGGTCTTGGCGAAGCGCCAGGGCCTTTTGAGATATTGGAGGCACGGCGACTGATCGAAGCGGAGGCCTGTGCCCTTGCCGCGCAACGCATTACGCCCGGGGAGATTGCCACGCTCAATAGCCTACTGGTGCAAATGGAAGACGATTCAGTGGCAGTTGAAGCAGCCGAATTGATCGACTTTGAGTTTCACCGCACCATTGCCAACGCCTGTGGAAACAGCGCGTTGACGGCAAGCATCGAGTGGCTGTGGCAGCTGCGAAAGGAATCCGAGATCAGTACCCACTTCCACCGGCGCGTGCGGGAAGAGGGTTCACGCCCGATTGTCGCGGACCACCAGCGAATCGTTGACGCGCTCCGCAGTCAGGACGCGAGCGCCGCTCGTGATGCAATGCACGGGCATTTGCAGCGAGTAATAGACAACCTGATGGAGACCATGTGA
- a CDS encoding Gfo/Idh/MocA family protein, with translation MDIKDGANYAPSAEAEKVVAPGEFIFACAFLDHGHIYGQTNGLRDAGGTLKYVYDPDPDRIARFVETYPEVKVAESFAQILEDPEIRLVNSAAIPDLRCDIGIQVMRAGKDYFTDKSPFTSLEQLHRARDVAAETGQKYAVYYAERLHNDAAWQAGELIRQGTIGRVIQVLNLAPHRLAKATRPAWFFEKDRYGGILTDIGSHQVEQFLTYAGCSSASVNFARVENFSHPDKPGLEDFGELSLTGDNGASFYSRVDWYTPEGQSTWGDGRSFIVGTEGSIELRKYLDVAREAPSSRLFLVNRETEQEIECLGRTGFPFFGQLILDCLHRTENAMTQAHSFAAAQISMQAQMLADTQTEAP, from the coding sequence ATGGACATCAAAGACGGCGCGAACTACGCACCTAGTGCTGAAGCGGAAAAGGTTGTTGCGCCGGGTGAATTTATCTTCGCCTGTGCATTTCTGGATCACGGTCATATTTACGGCCAGACCAATGGCCTGAGAGATGCGGGGGGTACACTGAAATACGTGTACGATCCTGATCCTGATCGCATCGCCAGGTTTGTTGAAACCTATCCCGAAGTCAAGGTGGCGGAATCCTTTGCCCAGATTCTTGAGGACCCTGAAATCCGTCTGGTCAACAGCGCCGCCATTCCGGACCTGCGTTGCGATATCGGCATACAGGTGATGCGCGCAGGCAAAGATTACTTTACCGACAAATCGCCCTTTACCTCACTGGAGCAGTTACATCGAGCGCGTGACGTGGCGGCTGAGACGGGGCAAAAATACGCCGTTTACTACGCCGAACGTCTGCACAACGATGCTGCCTGGCAGGCTGGAGAACTGATTCGCCAGGGCACGATTGGGCGAGTGATTCAAGTGCTCAATCTGGCACCGCATCGACTTGCCAAAGCGACCCGCCCGGCATGGTTTTTTGAAAAAGATCGTTATGGCGGCATCCTGACCGATATCGGGTCGCACCAGGTGGAGCAGTTCCTGACTTACGCGGGCTGCAGCAGCGCATCAGTCAATTTCGCTCGAGTGGAAAATTTTAGCCACCCTGACAAGCCAGGCCTTGAAGACTTCGGTGAATTATCACTTACCGGTGACAATGGCGCCTCGTTCTACTCCAGGGTGGATTGGTATACCCCTGAAGGGCAGAGCACCTGGGGCGACGGTCGAAGCTTCATTGTCGGTACTGAAGGTAGCATTGAACTGCGGAAATACCTCGATGTGGCGCGTGAAGCACCTTCATCCAGATTGTTTCTGGTGAACAGAGAAACTGAGCAGGAGATAGAGTGTCTGGGACGAACCGGCTTTCCTTTCTTTGGCCAACTGATTCTCGACTGCCTGCATCGTACCGAAAACGCCATGACTCAGGCACACAGTTTCGCGGCCGCCCAGATCAGCATGCAGGCTCAGATGTTGGCTGATACGCAGACGGAGGCTCCGTAG
- a CDS encoding divalent metal cation transporter, giving the protein MSDQEQYLAEVAQRPWPARLPAYLKLSGPGWLQGAMTLGGGSAITSLTIGAVYGYELLWVQPAAMIIGCIMLFALSHQTLSTGIKPFAAMRDHVHPGLAWAWAIAALASSIIWGFSHYPLSAGMLEEIINVSTGYEAGDTGRDSFLFILAILVWAVCAFTAWNYGAGGRPVRIFETAIKLLSGMIIVAFAWVVIAASSNGQIDWGAVLSGYIPNKLPDDAAGVTTVMAALGTAVGINMTFVYGYTLLDRGWGKAQRELSRYDIVIGLVLPYLLVTGLISIAAAGAFYGSEMSIQGKLSPSQAGAMFVGTGMGEVTGRLVFAFGILGMAVGSLVMHMLCCGAAAGAMFDWPAHSTKYRLALLLPTPAVLGVFLWSSMGAYVILPTSAICGILLPIAYIGWLVLNNKRSYLGDDCPTGSRALLYNTAMIVCIVMVLASVVYSTSVAMGWI; this is encoded by the coding sequence ATGAGTGATCAGGAACAATATCTGGCCGAGGTTGCGCAGCGTCCTTGGCCCGCGCGTCTGCCAGCCTATCTGAAACTATCTGGCCCGGGCTGGCTGCAGGGAGCAATGACCCTGGGCGGCGGCAGCGCCATCACCTCACTGACCATCGGCGCAGTTTACGGTTATGAATTACTGTGGGTGCAGCCGGCAGCTATGATTATCGGCTGTATTATGCTGTTCGCGCTATCGCATCAAACCTTGAGCACGGGCATTAAACCCTTTGCCGCCATGCGAGATCATGTGCATCCCGGGCTGGCCTGGGCATGGGCGATAGCTGCGCTGGCTTCCAGTATCATCTGGGGGTTTTCTCACTACCCGCTCAGCGCCGGCATGCTGGAAGAGATCATTAATGTCTCTACAGGCTATGAGGCAGGGGATACGGGGCGCGACAGTTTCCTGTTTATTCTCGCCATTCTGGTCTGGGCAGTTTGCGCTTTCACCGCCTGGAACTACGGAGCCGGCGGACGGCCTGTTCGTATCTTCGAGACTGCGATCAAACTCCTTAGTGGCATGATTATCGTCGCCTTTGCCTGGGTAGTGATCGCTGCCAGTAGTAACGGCCAGATCGACTGGGGAGCTGTGCTCTCAGGTTACATTCCCAATAAGCTGCCCGATGACGCCGCAGGTGTCACCACGGTGATGGCGGCGCTCGGAACGGCCGTCGGTATCAATATGACTTTTGTTTACGGTTACACCTTGCTTGACCGCGGCTGGGGCAAGGCGCAGCGAGAACTGTCACGCTATGACATCGTTATCGGCCTTGTGTTGCCCTATCTGTTGGTGACAGGGCTCATATCTATTGCCGCCGCAGGTGCATTCTACGGCAGTGAAATGAGTATCCAGGGAAAGCTTAGTCCCTCCCAGGCGGGCGCGATGTTCGTTGGCACAGGCATGGGCGAGGTTACCGGCAGGTTGGTATTTGCCTTCGGTATCCTCGGTATGGCGGTGGGATCGCTGGTCATGCACATGCTGTGCTGCGGTGCTGCTGCTGGCGCGATGTTTGATTGGCCCGCCCACTCCACAAAGTATCGGCTGGCGTTATTGCTGCCAACACCTGCAGTGTTGGGTGTCTTCCTCTGGTCCAGCATGGGCGCATATGTGATTCTGCCTACCTCTGCCATTTGCGGGATCCTTCTGCCTATCGCTTACATTGGCTGGTTAGTCTTGAACAATAAGCGCAGCTATCTCGGCGATGATTGTCCGACTGGTAGCCGCGCCTTGCTTTACAACACCGCCATGATTGTCTGTATTGTCATGGTGCTTGCCAGTGTCGTCTATAGCACCTCTGTCGCCATGGGTTGGATCTAA
- a CDS encoding Gfo/Idh/MocA family protein — protein sequence MDTIRLGIVGLGNIASQHIDNVNSGQAGPFELTAVCSRTRTPYAENLGVQHFAKQADLYASGLCDAVLIATPTFDHLHAGKAALDAGLHVMMEKPIGLSLAEGEQLLAAKSDDQIFALMLNQRSDPLFVAMREHITAGTLGEITRTHWTMTNWFRPEVYFQVSEWRATWKGEGGGLLVNQCIHNLDIFQWLCGMPESVWAECAFGRYHDIEVEDEATALLKYHSGATGLFVGSTGEAPGVNRFDIIGDRGSLNFDGQRLSLTRNSPATGEFSRNTKEMFGVPDATTEDITPDRDINQHAAVMRNFAAAIQRDEPLLAAAEEGLNSLALANAMLLSSWESREVTFPLDAVTYQQALDQRIDGSALRKRADIEANIDMGASYR from the coding sequence ATGGATACTATCCGCCTGGGGATTGTTGGCCTCGGCAACATTGCCAGTCAGCACATTGATAACGTGAACAGCGGACAGGCCGGGCCGTTTGAGTTGACAGCCGTTTGCTCACGTACGCGCACGCCCTATGCTGAAAATCTGGGCGTGCAACACTTTGCAAAGCAGGCTGATCTCTACGCCAGCGGCCTCTGTGATGCTGTTCTGATCGCCACACCTACCTTTGACCACCTGCACGCTGGCAAAGCCGCCCTCGACGCTGGTCTCCACGTTATGATGGAGAAACCCATTGGCCTCTCTCTGGCCGAAGGGGAGCAATTGTTGGCGGCGAAAAGCGACGACCAGATTTTTGCATTAATGCTGAATCAGCGCTCCGATCCTTTGTTCGTCGCCATGCGTGAGCATATTACTGCCGGCACCCTGGGCGAAATTACTCGCACCCACTGGACGATGACTAACTGGTTTCGTCCGGAAGTCTATTTCCAGGTCAGCGAGTGGCGCGCCACCTGGAAGGGCGAGGGCGGCGGGCTGTTGGTCAATCAGTGCATACATAACCTCGATATCTTTCAGTGGCTTTGTGGCATGCCTGAATCGGTTTGGGCGGAGTGTGCATTTGGCCGCTACCACGATATTGAAGTGGAAGACGAAGCCACTGCATTGCTGAAGTATCACAGCGGCGCCACCGGTCTCTTCGTGGGTTCTACCGGTGAGGCTCCAGGCGTTAATCGCTTCGACATCATCGGCGATCGGGGCAGTCTGAATTTTGACGGTCAGCGCTTGTCGCTGACCCGAAACTCTCCTGCCACCGGCGAATTCAGCCGCAATACAAAGGAGATGTTCGGCGTCCCGGATGCCACCACCGAGGACATTACGCCTGACCGAGACATTAATCAGCACGCCGCCGTCATGCGTAATTTTGCCGCTGCTATTCAACGCGATGAGCCACTTCTGGCGGCGGCAGAGGAGGGGCTGAACTCGCTGGCCCTTGCCAATGCAATGCTCCTGTCTAGCTGGGAGTCACGTGAAGTCACTTTTCCACTAGATGCCGTAACTTACCAGCAGGCACTGGACCAGCGTATAGACGGATCCGCCTTGCGAAAGCGTGCTGACATTGAGGCCAATATTGACATGGGAGCATCGTACCGATGA
- the uxuA gene encoding mannonate dehydratase: MQQTWRWFGPKDSVSLENIVQAGATGVVTSLHDIPTGDAWPAEAVVERKNAIEAHGLSWDVVESIPLHNDIKTRSGNYEQLIENYKTSIRSVGAAGVNVVCYNFMPVVDWTRTNLAYELENASQALRFEMTDFAAYDVYVLERENAAADYDSELLARAKARLDSMSAQEKALLEENIIAGLPGGEGSYDRDSIRTAIAEFIALGNDGMRANLFAFLQAIIPVAEEAGVRMCIHPDDPPFSLFGLPRVVSTADDARALMAAVPSVNNGLTMCAGSFGARADNDLIGMVREFGPQIHFVHLRNIKREDDGSFYESEHLDGDNDMVGLISALLDEEQRRLEAGRTDTIPMRPDHGHLLGDEIGKEGVNPGYSFGGRLKGLAELRGVIHTLEHLRS, encoded by the coding sequence ATGCAACAGACATGGCGTTGGTTCGGCCCGAAAGACAGCGTAAGCCTGGAAAATATCGTGCAGGCTGGCGCGACAGGTGTCGTCACTTCACTGCACGACATTCCCACCGGTGACGCATGGCCTGCTGAAGCTGTAGTCGAGCGGAAAAACGCGATTGAAGCGCATGGCTTAAGCTGGGATGTGGTAGAGAGCATCCCTCTACACAACGACATCAAAACGCGCAGCGGCAATTACGAACAACTCATCGAAAACTACAAGACATCGATCCGCAGCGTAGGCGCCGCGGGCGTGAACGTGGTGTGCTACAACTTCATGCCCGTCGTTGATTGGACCAGGACCAATCTCGCATACGAACTGGAGAATGCCTCACAGGCTTTGCGCTTCGAAATGACAGACTTCGCCGCCTACGATGTCTATGTACTCGAACGCGAAAATGCAGCCGCTGATTACGACTCAGAGCTACTTGCCCGTGCGAAAGCGCGGCTCGATAGCATGTCGGCACAGGAAAAAGCACTGCTGGAAGAAAACATTATTGCGGGACTGCCCGGTGGCGAAGGTTCCTACGACCGGGACAGTATCCGCACGGCAATAGCCGAGTTTATTGCCTTGGGTAATGACGGAATGCGCGCCAACCTGTTTGCCTTCCTGCAAGCCATCATCCCAGTAGCCGAAGAAGCTGGCGTGCGCATGTGCATACATCCCGATGACCCGCCCTTCTCGCTTTTCGGCCTTCCACGCGTGGTATCTACCGCCGATGACGCGCGCGCCCTGATGGCGGCGGTTCCCAGTGTAAACAATGGTTTGACGATGTGTGCCGGCTCCTTTGGCGCTCGCGCCGATAACGATCTGATCGGGATGGTACGGGAATTCGGCCCTCAGATTCACTTCGTTCACCTGCGCAACATCAAGCGCGAAGATGACGGGTCATTCTATGAATCAGAGCACCTGGACGGTGACAACGATATGGTTGGCCTGATCTCGGCGCTTCTGGACGAAGAACAACGGCGCCTCGAAGCAGGTCGTACCGATACTATTCCCATGCGTCCTGACCACGGTCACCTGCTCGGCGATGAAATAGGTAAGGAAGGAGTGAACCCCGGCTACTCCTTTGGCGGGCGCTTGAAAGGCCTCGCGGAATTACGCGGTGTGATTCACACACTGGAGCATTTGCGCAGCTAA
- a CDS encoding thiopurine S-methyltransferase, which produces MEQSFWESRWESKNIGFHQEQTNTQLRNYWSALALPAGSRVFVPLAGKSLDIVWLMQRHEVLANELSATAVEAFFNENKIEHSVAAVGELQRHTAPGLEFYQGDYFALPDDELAACRAVFDRASLVALPTQMRERYAAKLCDALEPGAKIMLITIEYDQRAFDGPPFAISSDEVERLFGGAFRIQALGKEDEEFRGINVRNGAYCLTRL; this is translated from the coding sequence ACCAGGAGCAAACCAATACGCAACTGCGCAATTACTGGAGTGCTTTGGCTTTGCCGGCGGGCAGTCGGGTGTTCGTGCCCTTGGCGGGCAAGTCGCTGGATATTGTCTGGCTGATGCAACGTCACGAGGTTCTGGCGAATGAATTGAGTGCGACAGCGGTCGAAGCGTTTTTTAACGAGAACAAAATAGAGCACTCGGTGGCAGCCGTTGGTGAGCTCCAGCGCCACACTGCGCCGGGGCTTGAGTTTTACCAGGGCGATTATTTTGCATTGCCGGATGACGAGCTTGCTGCTTGTCGCGCGGTTTTCGACAGGGCTTCACTCGTAGCATTACCCACGCAGATGCGCGAACGCTATGCTGCCAAGCTGTGTGATGCGCTCGAGCCGGGCGCTAAAATAATGCTGATTACTATCGAGTACGACCAGCGCGCGTTCGATGGGCCACCGTTTGCGATATCATCTGACGAGGTCGAACGGCTTTTCGGGGGCGCCTTCCGTATTCAAGCTCTCGGCAAGGAAGACGAGGAATTTCGCGGCATCAATGTACGCAATGGCGCTTACTGTCTGACTAGACTTTAG